The Scyliorhinus canicula chromosome 20, sScyCan1.1, whole genome shotgun sequence genome has a window encoding:
- the LOC119954785 gene encoding neuropeptides capa receptor-like → MVDYRKICYPLITVIGIPVNIIAISILCRGKCGLSKCVTHYLVAMAVADLSVVIIEVLLYQINEIFRVFPALKYAPFCFVHYALCNVSLDCSVWLMVGFTFDRFVAICCTNFKSKYCTSKIAITVIVTLCLAFTLKNIPFYFLYLESSAAYVHGQLMCWGKQTLPTSEMFEVFYWFDRLLNPLLPFFLIVFLNAMTVKRIVITSRVRRALRSRSNSENQRDPEMESRRQSIILLFTLSGSFLLCWMTNTLVFILTQCLYMDMETSIRLYQAQYVGTVVQLVSCCTNTFIYGVTQRNFRDQLKSAVIYPVILVKGFLK, encoded by the exons ATGGTTGATTACCGAAAAATTTGTTACCCACTTATTACAGTTATCGGTATCCCAG TTAACATAATAGCGATCAGCATCCTGTGCCGTGGAAAGTGTGGTCTCTCAAAATGTGTCACTCACTATCTGGTTGCAATGGCAGTCGCCGATCTCTCAGTCGTGATTATTGAAGTGCTGTTATACCAGATTAATGAGATTTTTCGGGTATTCCCAGCCCTGAAATATGCTCCGTTTTGTTTTGTCCATTATGCCCTCTGCAATGTAAGTTTGGATTGTTCCGTTTGGCTCATGGTAGGTTTCACTTTCGACCGCTTTGTAGCCATTTGTTGCACAAACTTCAAGTCAAAATACTGCACCTCAAAAATTGCGATTACCGTAATCGTTACGTTGTGTCTGGCGTTCACTTTAAAGAACATTCCCTTTTACTTTTTGTATCTGGAATCATCAGCCGCTTATGTGCATGGCCAGCTGATGTGTTGGGGAAAGCAAACACTTCCCACTTCTGAAATGTTTGAGGTATTTTATTGGTTCGATCGACTGTTGAATCCACTGCTGCCTTTCTTTCTCATTGTGTTTCTGAATGCTATGACAGTCAAACGGATTGTCATAACGAGTAGAGTCCGCAGGGCCCTCCGGAGCCGGAGCAACAGTGAGAATCAGCGtgatccagagatggagagcaggagACAATCCATAATTTTGCTCTTCACCTTGTCGGGTAGTTTTCTTCTGTGCTGGATGACTAATACTCTGGTCTTCATTCTAACCCAATGCCTTTACATGGACATGGAAACGTCTATCCGTCTTTATCAGGCACAATATGTTGGGACTGTCGTTCAACTTGTCAGCTGCTGCACAAATACCTTCATTTATGGCGTTACCCAGAGGAATTTCAGAGATCAGTTGAAGAGCGCCGTTATTTACCCTGTGATTCTTGTGAAAGGATTTCTTAAATAA